A part of Phoenix dactylifera cultivar Barhee BC4 chromosome 2, palm_55x_up_171113_PBpolish2nd_filt_p, whole genome shotgun sequence genomic DNA contains:
- the LOC103717276 gene encoding chaperone protein dnaJ A6-like: MFGRAPRKSNNTKYYEILGVSKNASQDELKKAYRKAAIKNHPDKGGDPEKFKELAQAYEVLSDPEKREIYDQYGEDALKEGMGGGGGASHNPFDIFEQFFGGGAFGGSSSRGHRQRRGEDVVHTLKVSLEDLYNGTSKKLSLSRNVLCAKCKGKGSKSGVSGRCYGCQGTGVRTVTRQIGLGMIQQMQHACPECRGSGEIISDKDKCPQCKGNKISQEKKVLEVHVEKGMQHSEKIVFQGEADEAPDTVTGDIIFILQQKEHPKFKRKYDDLFVEHTLSLTEALCGFQFALTHLDGRQLLIKSNPGEVVKPGQFKAINDEGMPHHGRPFMKGRLYIQFNVEFPDSGSLSPDQCHALETLLPPRPSNHLLDMELDECEETTLYDVNMEEETRRKQQQQQQDAYDEDEDAAPRVQCAQQ, from the exons ATGTTCGGGCGTGCTCCGAGGAAAAGTAACAATACCAAATACTATGAAATTCTTGGTGTCTCGAAGAATGCGAGCCAAGATGAGCTAAAGAAGGCTTATAGGAAAGCCGCCATAAAGAACCACCCGGACAAGGGTGGAGATCCGGAAAAG TTTAAGGAGCTGGCTCAAGCCTATGAAGTTCTAAGTGATCCTGAAAAGAGAGAAATATATGACCAATATGGGGAAGATGCACTTAAAGAGGGaatgggaggaggaggtggcgctTCTCACAATCCTTTTGATATATTTGAGCAATTTTTTGGTGGTGGTGCTTTTGGTG GAAGCAGCTCAAGAGGTCATAGGCAGAGACGCGGTGAAGATGTTGTTCATACTCTAAAGGTGTCCCTGGAAGACTTGTATAATGGGACATCCAAAAAGCTTTCATTGTCAAGAAATGTACTGTGTGCAAAGTGCAAAGG AAAGGGCTCAAAGAGTGGTGTATCTGGAAGATGTTATGGATGTCAAGGTACAGGAGTAAGGACAGTAACTAGACAGATTGGACTAGGCATGATTCAACAGATGCAGCATGCTTGTCCTGAATGCAGAGGCTCAG GTGAGATCATCAGCGATAAAGACAAGTGTCCACAGTGCAAAGGGAACAAAATCAGCCAGGAGAAGAAAGTACTGGAGGTGCATGTTGAGAAAGGAATGCAACATAGTGAGAAGATTGTATTCCAAGGGGAAGCTGATGAAGCT CCTGACACTGTCACAGGAGATATTATATTCATACTGCAACAAAAAGAGCACCCGAAATTTAAGAGAAAATATGATGATCTTTTTGTGGAACATACACTCAGTCTGACTGAGGCACTCTGTGGCTTCCAGTTTGCTCTGACCCATCTTGATGGCAGACAACTGCTCATCAAGTCAAATCCAGGCGAAGTTGTCAAGCCTG GTCAATTTAAAGCAATCAATGACGAGGGAATGCCTCATCATGGTAGGCCCTTCATGAAGGGTCGCCTGTACATCCAATTCAATGTTGAATTTCCAGATTCCGGCTCGCTCTCTCCTGATCAATGCCATGCCCTGGAGACCCTTTTGCCACCAAGACCTAGCAACCACTTGTTGGACATGGAGTTGGATGAGTGTGAGGAGACGACTCTATATGACGTCAATATGGAGGAGGAGACGAGGCGAaagcagcaacagcagcagcaagATGCCTACGATGAAGATGAAGATGCAGCTCCAAGGGTACAGTGCGCCCAGCAATAA